In a genomic window of Leptospira hartskeerlii:
- a CDS encoding LIC10729 family protein, whose translation MDWRRIAILLFLILAAAGQGPISQENRKTKNFENFSKPMGGENYISEDYRTFPELSIWAYHNGLKLAPDRKDPAPGSGTGRLFDNQCRMVPETGLDILLVANPNRKDIIYVYFDLTLFSKTENAAILPDRELRISANGILKRTIRFPDVNLYSKSIYAGTPPVYIEVDPSELREGRLNLNLTPLAGEKGRFWGVWDVFLSYTAPEYP comes from the coding sequence ATGGACTGGCGCCGAATTGCAATTCTCTTATTCTTAATTCTTGCCGCTGCCGGACAGGGTCCGATCAGTCAGGAAAATCGGAAAACGAAAAATTTTGAGAATTTCTCCAAACCGATGGGGGGAGAAAACTATATTTCCGAGGATTATAGAACCTTCCCCGAACTTTCTATTTGGGCCTATCATAATGGTCTGAAATTAGCTCCAGATAGAAAAGATCCGGCTCCAGGTTCCGGGACAGGTCGACTATTCGACAACCAATGCAGAATGGTCCCTGAAACCGGGTTGGATATCCTACTCGTTGCCAATCCGAACAGAAAAGACATTATATACGTTTATTTCGATCTAACTTTATTTTCCAAGACGGAAAATGCAGCGATTTTGCCGGATAGAGAGCTTAGAATTTCTGCAAACGGGATCTTGAAAAGAACGATCCGCTTTCCGGATGTAAACTTATACTCCAAGTCTATCTACGCAGGAACTCCTCCAGTATATATCGAAGTTGATCCATCCGAGTTGAGGGAAGGAAGACTAAATTTGAATCTTACACCGTTAGCGGGAGAAAAGGGTAGATTTTGGGGAGTTTGGGACGTGTTTTTGTCGTACACAGCCCCAGAATATCCTTGA
- the fliD gene encoding flagellar filament capping protein FliD — translation MPAFSIPGLSSGQDTNQIVKKLVELEAKPIRRLERQNGFNQAQVKAWSDLKTLTTDLQNKTREIISFTAPFATKSIVSDPEGVITGDAARSASSGKRKIEVKELATFHQISGDPIDSERKIPAGTFKVISGEIEKEIEFQGGTIRDLYLTIRTAAAGIIQPTIVKVDQDKTVLTLAASQSGKDNQLKFDDPNGVLKAASLVGGMLPQDPPQSFYLPWEASQTNPFQPDKYGMTATAKPTFVAADPEKKEPSKIKLSSKQAFQFHMNAREGKKGARIEATLSEPLEEGETISLGVIYDQDEQDKVFLEQAYHKEGKVRITFKSNMDGKKIHKVIVINQTGKEKEFSNFRFVLPAEFNGAKPAKTIVEAKDAVFLVDGIEITRPKNEGLTDVLDGVLLNLNKKSEGGPATVDIKVDSVKGIRMIKEFIEAYNNVLKYSKDATAVNRESGISDSKLEDPDITRSFWEGKTKTGILAGENSVIRLVAGMKTVTTSSFPAYPNSEIRTLSDVGISTGDVGSKWADIQEGLLALDEAKLAAKLAENPDAVRHLFAQDTNSDARMDTGVGVNLVEHLKPYTQFAGGLVTSKIKLLEEQVSDNNKKIKNFESHLMSYEKKLKEKFLYMEQGVGRNKAVGSYLNNNLSRGQGGDDK, via the coding sequence ATGCCCGCATTCTCTATTCCGGGACTGAGTTCCGGCCAGGATACGAATCAGATCGTAAAAAAACTGGTAGAGCTGGAAGCAAAGCCGATTCGCCGTTTGGAAAGACAAAACGGTTTCAATCAGGCTCAGGTCAAGGCATGGTCCGATCTTAAAACTCTTACTACAGACCTCCAAAATAAAACTAGAGAAATTATTTCTTTCACTGCTCCTTTTGCGACTAAGTCGATCGTTTCCGATCCGGAAGGTGTGATTACCGGAGATGCTGCGCGCTCTGCAAGCAGTGGAAAACGTAAGATAGAAGTGAAAGAGCTCGCTACATTCCATCAGATCTCAGGCGATCCTATCGATTCTGAAAGAAAGATACCTGCAGGTACTTTTAAAGTTATTTCGGGAGAAATAGAGAAGGAGATAGAGTTCCAAGGTGGAACGATTCGAGATCTTTATCTCACGATTCGCACTGCTGCTGCGGGGATCATTCAACCTACTATCGTTAAAGTGGATCAAGATAAAACGGTCCTTACGTTAGCTGCTTCTCAATCCGGTAAAGACAATCAATTGAAGTTTGACGATCCGAATGGAGTGCTCAAAGCCGCTTCTCTTGTGGGAGGAATGCTTCCTCAGGATCCTCCGCAATCTTTTTATCTTCCTTGGGAAGCAAGCCAGACAAATCCATTTCAGCCGGACAAATACGGAATGACCGCGACTGCTAAACCTACATTTGTCGCAGCGGATCCCGAGAAAAAAGAACCATCTAAGATAAAATTAAGTTCTAAACAAGCATTCCAATTTCATATGAATGCAAGAGAAGGGAAGAAGGGAGCAAGAATTGAAGCTACTCTTTCTGAACCTTTGGAAGAAGGAGAGACGATCTCCTTGGGTGTGATCTACGACCAAGACGAACAGGATAAAGTATTTTTAGAGCAAGCTTATCATAAAGAAGGAAAGGTCCGTATTACATTTAAATCCAATATGGATGGAAAGAAGATCCATAAGGTAATCGTAATCAACCAAACCGGAAAAGAAAAGGAATTCTCTAATTTCAGATTCGTTCTTCCTGCTGAATTTAACGGAGCTAAACCTGCAAAGACAATTGTAGAAGCTAAAGATGCGGTCTTTTTAGTAGACGGGATCGAGATTACTCGACCTAAAAACGAGGGTCTAACCGATGTTTTGGACGGGGTTCTTCTAAACCTGAACAAGAAGAGCGAAGGTGGCCCTGCTACAGTAGATATTAAAGTCGATTCCGTAAAAGGGATCCGAATGATCAAAGAATTTATAGAAGCATATAATAATGTTTTAAAATACTCAAAAGACGCCACTGCGGTCAATAGAGAAAGCGGCATCAGCGACTCTAAACTGGAAGATCCTGATATTACCCGATCCTTCTGGGAAGGAAAAACTAAAACCGGTATTTTGGCCGGTGAGAATTCGGTCATCCGTTTAGTCGCAGGTATGAAAACAGTGACTACTTCTTCTTTTCCTGCTTACCCGAATTCTGAGATCAGAACTCTTTCCGATGTTGGAATTTCAACAGGTGACGTGGGAAGCAAATGGGCAGATATCCAAGAAGGTTTGCTTGCTCTAGATGAGGCAAAACTTGCAGCAAAACTTGCAGAGAATCCGGATGCAGTACGTCATTTGTTCGCCCAAGATACAAATTCCGATGCGAGAATGGATACCGGAGTTGGCGTAAACCTGGTAGAACATTTGAAACCTTATACTCAGTTCGCAGGCGGATTGGTAACAAGCAAGATCAAGTTATTAGAAGAACAAGTTTCCGATAATAATAAGAAGATCAAAAACTTTGAATCACACCTAATGAGTTACGAAAAAAAACTCAAAGAAAAGTTCCTGTATATGGAACAGGGTGTGGGTAGAAATAAGGCCGTCGGTTCCTATCTGAATAATAATCTCAGTAGGGGACAGGGCGGAGACGATAAATAA
- a CDS encoding SpoIIE family protein phosphatase, with protein sequence MNPYLILPLFALFINLWLFTYVLALKGKHKVVHLYLLYSGALSLWIISIVLYWSFLPFHWMTWIFKISSISWLLVGPLFLEFVFAFLSKNPNIVLYLLRGLALAIFPITLTTDWIIAGVERKYWGDMLIQGPLYVYGINLLTVSPPVYAIFLLIFESRKEEIGFRKQCYLLAFGTFLSSVLGFLTTVLPRILSQGDLHYPPLSGSVSVIQSACVFIAIAKYGFLEIRLEKIALQLYAKLREGVILLSASDDLLYWNESAKEMLGFPKITAAPEKLDLGKFLEGFTRRPFSRMDFKRKFSETKQISPDEDMLPSSNSVYLEVSKSEIPISGKDLGRVYVLRDITEKKEASERINMLYSRVIQDLDIAREVQNTITTRDFPSSHKFKIFSYFRPYDHVGGDVLNCSESADGSLEILFADVSGHGISSAMVAAMASISFNVFSRKGNKPKEGLLFTNDLLSSVVTQHFISAVFLRYDPNTRILEYSYAGHHAGLLLRDGETLDLQGKGGVLLAVGTPILEDFQIQLKPGDRVLLYSDGLFEVRGSKGIPMGNTTLVEAVKKLSYQDSDSLIRSLVSYSESFGDGIMTDDLTLFCLEITD encoded by the coding sequence ATGAATCCATATCTGATCCTTCCATTATTCGCATTATTTATCAATCTATGGTTGTTCACTTATGTTTTAGCGTTAAAAGGAAAGCATAAAGTAGTTCATCTATACCTTTTATATTCCGGGGCATTAAGTCTCTGGATCATTTCCATCGTTTTGTATTGGTCATTCTTACCTTTCCATTGGATGACTTGGATCTTTAAGATCAGTTCCATTTCCTGGTTATTAGTTGGTCCTTTATTTTTAGAGTTCGTATTCGCATTTTTATCAAAAAACCCGAATATAGTTTTATATCTTTTGAGAGGATTAGCGCTCGCAATTTTTCCGATCACATTGACGACCGACTGGATCATCGCAGGAGTAGAAAGAAAATACTGGGGAGACATGCTCATCCAAGGCCCACTTTACGTGTATGGGATCAATCTTCTCACTGTTTCTCCTCCTGTGTACGCCATCTTTCTTTTGATCTTTGAATCCAGAAAAGAAGAGATAGGATTCAGAAAACAATGTTATCTTTTGGCATTCGGAACATTTCTATCTTCAGTACTTGGATTTTTGACAACAGTACTCCCTCGGATCTTATCCCAAGGAGATCTGCATTATCCTCCTTTGAGCGGAAGTGTAAGTGTGATCCAATCCGCCTGCGTATTTATCGCAATTGCAAAGTATGGCTTTTTAGAGATCCGATTAGAAAAGATAGCGCTCCAATTGTATGCAAAACTTAGAGAAGGCGTTATCCTATTGTCAGCTTCAGACGATTTGCTATATTGGAACGAAAGCGCAAAAGAAATGTTAGGTTTTCCTAAAATAACTGCTGCTCCGGAAAAACTGGATCTAGGAAAATTTTTAGAAGGATTTACAAGAAGGCCCTTCTCCAGGATGGACTTCAAAAGAAAATTTTCAGAAACAAAACAAATCTCTCCTGACGAAGATATGCTCCCCTCTTCGAATTCAGTTTATTTAGAAGTTTCCAAATCGGAAATCCCGATCTCAGGCAAAGACTTAGGGAGAGTGTATGTTCTCCGAGACATCACTGAAAAAAAAGAGGCGTCCGAACGGATCAATATGCTCTATTCAAGAGTGATCCAAGACCTGGACATCGCAAGAGAAGTACAGAATACGATAACAACTCGTGATTTTCCTTCTTCGCATAAATTCAAAATATTCTCCTATTTCCGTCCTTACGATCACGTAGGAGGGGACGTTCTGAATTGTTCCGAAAGTGCAGACGGAAGCCTGGAGATCTTATTTGCAGACGTTTCAGGACATGGGATTTCATCAGCAATGGTGGCCGCAATGGCATCCATCTCTTTTAACGTATTTTCCAGAAAAGGAAATAAGCCTAAGGAAGGCTTACTATTCACGAACGATCTACTTTCTTCCGTAGTAACCCAACATTTTATCTCCGCAGTTTTCCTTAGATACGATCCGAATACAAGAATATTAGAATATAGTTATGCAGGACACCATGCAGGACTTCTTCTCAGAGATGGAGAAACCTTGGATCTACAAGGAAAAGGAGGAGTCTTACTCGCGGTTGGAACTCCAATTTTGGAGGATTTTCAGATACAACTAAAACCTGGAGATAGAGTATTATTGTATTCTGACGGTTTATTCGAGGTCAGAGGATCAAAAGGAATTCCTATGGGCAATACTACTCTTGTGGAAGCTGTAAAAAAACTTTCTTATCAAGATTCGGATAGCCTGATCCGCTCCTTAGTATCCTATTCGGAATCCTTCGGAGACGGGATCATGACTGACGATCTCACGTTATTCTGCTTAGAAATTACGGATTAA
- a CDS encoding LIC_12936 family protein, producing MKKLSILLLLISLFTWEIFSQDFEKDGQIKVLPYEPMQVRDIEGLTKDIKDFHKRIEDMLPFLNRRKKIIDNEYFQFVPAMETFNFPVRDRYLIDKKFYLKVSGGEGSLKLDGVRFITRKSLVTKLRPINDEIGELKNEKVAASDPSNIVLVVKRKTDAGTKEEVYSLGNIRSPNQRVKFVRSYRDNLAEVVQAIDKYVEGTIRADRKDVDTMLDGLESGGSFQEYNSNR from the coding sequence ATGAAGAAACTGTCTATCTTACTTCTTTTGATATCCTTATTCACTTGGGAAATATTTTCTCAGGACTTCGAGAAGGACGGTCAGATCAAAGTTCTTCCATACGAGCCAATGCAGGTCCGTGACATAGAAGGACTGACCAAAGACATCAAAGATTTTCATAAAAGAATAGAGGATATGCTCCCTTTCCTTAACAGAAGGAAAAAAATTATTGATAATGAGTATTTCCAGTTTGTTCCTGCGATGGAAACTTTCAATTTTCCGGTCCGCGACAGATATTTAATCGATAAAAAGTTTTATCTAAAAGTTTCGGGGGGAGAAGGTTCCCTAAAACTGGATGGAGTCCGTTTTATCACTAGAAAATCGCTGGTTACTAAACTCAGACCGATCAACGATGAGATCGGAGAATTAAAAAATGAGAAGGTTGCCGCCTCCGATCCTTCCAATATTGTCTTAGTTGTGAAAAGAAAAACGGATGCCGGAACAAAAGAAGAAGTGTATAGTCTCGGTAATATCAGGAGCCCGAACCAAAGAGTTAAGTTTGTTCGTTCGTATCGTGACAATCTTGCAGAAGTGGTTCAAGCAATAGACAAGTATGTGGAAGGAACGATCCGTGCAGATAGGAAGGATGTGGACACTATGCTTGACGGATTGGAAAGTGGTGGTTCCTTCCAAGAATATAATTCGAATCGTTAA
- a CDS encoding acyl-CoA dehydrogenase family protein: MLQNNYFNDVSDLRLHFDHIINWKEIVDSYEGGFADAAKYKAGDERFATAPSSHEEALEYYKTLLDSVGEFAGKEIAPYVAELDKVGVKFENGKVVFPEKLLEIVRKARDAGLQPTGFSRKYGGLGIPWTVRAFFSEILYRVDASVCISIGCVNLAEIVEKNGSEELKDEWLPRLAAGEFACAMGLTEPDHGSDLPGLRTKATHKEGNTYLLNGTKRFITQGCGTGEIPAILLLLARTGNPGSGARGLSFFLVQSKDVQVAGIEKKMGLHCSPTCEIVLENTPGILIGEEGHGLIKHTMGMLNGARMGISQQGVGIAQAALSETKKYTSERIQFGKPIGTIPAVRKILRRMERETMAMRCLMLEGARAMDLYYFRGDHLKEKGATERDLKSDVVLKYWEKLAGILTPISKFYCSESCVKIAGDAVQLHGGAGFTEDYDVSRIYRDSRITTIYDGTSQIQVNASIGGIVTGMSGHGFLREYIDNEWSHFPTEETKVLSDVWDGFQEAVTMYKDLATSEEREETADEIVWASARLLSGLLFYRSTLRIPEELRADRLSHVEEYNLDSLGYMEGLKAKLKVKVSARQTV; this comes from the coding sequence ATGCTACAAAATAACTACTTTAACGATGTATCCGACTTGAGGTTACATTTCGATCATATTATCAATTGGAAGGAAATTGTAGATTCCTACGAAGGTGGGTTTGCCGACGCCGCAAAATATAAGGCAGGAGACGAAAGATTTGCTACCGCTCCTTCTTCTCATGAAGAAGCATTAGAATATTATAAAACATTACTGGATTCCGTCGGGGAATTTGCAGGTAAAGAGATTGCTCCTTATGTGGCCGAATTAGACAAGGTTGGAGTAAAATTCGAGAATGGAAAAGTTGTATTCCCCGAAAAACTTTTGGAAATTGTCCGAAAAGCCAGAGACGCGGGATTACAGCCTACAGGGTTTTCCAGAAAATACGGTGGTTTAGGAATTCCTTGGACCGTTCGCGCATTCTTTAGCGAAATCTTATATAGAGTGGATGCATCCGTTTGTATTTCCATAGGATGTGTAAACTTAGCGGAGATTGTCGAAAAAAACGGAAGTGAAGAATTAAAAGACGAATGGTTACCTCGTTTGGCTGCGGGAGAATTTGCCTGCGCGATGGGACTCACAGAACCCGATCACGGTTCCGATCTGCCAGGGCTTCGTACTAAGGCGACTCATAAAGAAGGAAATACTTATCTGTTAAATGGGACCAAAAGATTTATCACCCAAGGTTGTGGCACAGGAGAAATTCCCGCGATCCTTTTGCTCTTAGCTAGAACCGGAAATCCTGGAAGTGGTGCGAGAGGTCTTTCTTTCTTCTTGGTTCAATCTAAAGATGTGCAAGTTGCAGGGATCGAAAAGAAGATGGGACTACATTGTTCTCCAACTTGCGAGATCGTTTTAGAAAACACTCCAGGTATCTTGATAGGAGAAGAAGGTCACGGACTAATCAAACATACGATGGGAATGTTGAATGGTGCTCGTATGGGAATTTCTCAACAAGGAGTTGGGATCGCACAAGCAGCGTTATCCGAAACTAAAAAATATACTTCTGAAAGGATCCAATTTGGAAAACCGATTGGGACCATTCCTGCCGTTCGAAAAATTTTACGCAGAATGGAAAGAGAAACCATGGCGATGCGCTGCCTAATGTTGGAAGGCGCTCGTGCAATGGATCTATATTATTTTAGAGGAGATCATCTGAAAGAAAAGGGCGCTACCGAAAGAGATCTGAAATCGGATGTGGTCCTGAAATATTGGGAAAAGTTAGCCGGAATACTTACGCCAATTTCCAAGTTTTATTGCTCCGAGTCCTGTGTAAAGATTGCCGGTGACGCTGTTCAGCTTCATGGAGGAGCAGGTTTTACTGAAGACTATGATGTTTCCAGAATCTACAGAGACTCTAGGATCACAACTATCTACGACGGAACTTCTCAGATCCAAGTCAATGCAAGTATCGGTGGGATTGTCACAGGTATGAGCGGTCATGGTTTCTTGAGAGAATATATAGATAACGAATGGTCGCATTTCCCGACCGAAGAGACCAAGGTTCTTTCCGATGTTTGGGACGGTTTCCAAGAGGCCGTCACAATGTATAAGGATCTAGCCACTTCAGAGGAGAGAGAGGAAACTGCAGACGAGATCGTATGGGCAAGTGCCAGACTTCTTTCCGGTTTGTTATTCTATCGTTCTACGCTTCGTATTCCGGAAGAGCTTAGAGCAGATCGTCTGTCTCATGTCGAAGAGTATAACCTTGATAGCCTTGGCTATATGGAAGGTCTTAAGGCGAAATTGAAAGTAAAGGTTTCGGCAAGACAGACGGTTTAA
- a CDS encoding bifunctional riboflavin kinase/FAD synthetase produces MKILRSLENLKSNLKTSTVVTLGNFDGIHLGHQALLERTKEISLEKGLPSCVVTYYPNPALVLGKDKDLGGITTQADKESLIESYGIDWLVVVPFTLEFAQIEAETFLKEILINQLGAKSILIGFNHCFGKGRRGDYELLKKYSSEFGYDLQKLDPVFLGTTKLSSSYIRSLLREGKVEDAEECLGREFSVTGTVVHGHQRGRTIGFPTANVQPLPELILPGVGVYAGRTEIEGKTYPSMINIGNNPTFGDQAVTLESHIFDFSDDIYGKKVNVIFTQKIREEIKFPGVDALVSQLKKDETLSRRILQER; encoded by the coding sequence TTGAAAATTCTTAGAAGTCTGGAGAACTTAAAAAGCAACCTAAAGACTTCCACAGTCGTAACTTTGGGGAATTTTGACGGGATCCATCTGGGGCACCAGGCTCTTTTAGAAAGAACCAAGGAAATTTCTCTAGAAAAAGGACTCCCTTCCTGTGTGGTCACCTATTACCCCAACCCTGCGTTAGTCTTAGGAAAGGACAAGGACCTAGGAGGGATCACAACCCAGGCAGATAAGGAAAGTTTAATAGAATCTTACGGAATCGATTGGCTAGTCGTTGTTCCGTTCACTTTAGAATTCGCCCAAATAGAAGCGGAAACATTCTTAAAAGAAATCCTAATTAACCAACTGGGAGCGAAATCCATTCTGATCGGATTCAATCATTGTTTCGGAAAAGGAAGAAGAGGCGATTATGAACTTCTCAAAAAATACTCCTCCGAATTCGGATACGATCTGCAAAAATTAGATCCTGTGTTTCTTGGCACCACAAAACTTTCTAGCTCCTATATTCGCTCCTTATTGAGAGAAGGTAAGGTAGAAGATGCGGAAGAATGTCTCGGAAGAGAATTTTCAGTCACAGGAACGGTTGTCCATGGCCACCAAAGAGGAAGAACCATAGGATTTCCTACTGCTAATGTGCAACCTTTGCCTGAACTTATTCTTCCCGGAGTTGGAGTCTACGCAGGAAGAACTGAAATAGAAGGTAAAACTTATCCTTCTATGATCAATATTGGAAATAATCCTACTTTTGGCGATCAAGCAGTCACATTAGAAAGTCATATATTCGATTTTTCTGATGATATCTATGGGAAGAAGGTAAACGTCATTTTTACCCAAAAGATCAGAGAAGAGATCAAATTCCCCGGTGTAGATGCCTTAGTCTCCCAATTGAAGAAGGACGAGACTCTTTCCAGAAGGATCCTGCAAGAAAGATAA
- a CDS encoding SpoIIE family protein phosphatase yields the protein MNYYLFLPISALIINTLLISYVFARRFRSAVIRDFLRFVLFLNLWLVSYILYWSMLPPEWMTPIFKLSCFTWIPVGLLFLETVYRFLNIRSTILLPFFRFAVVLTIFLTASTDWIIKGSILYDWGYELEPGILFVPFSTVAVSGPAIWGLYLLLKERFRTKQRKIRQQLNYWIWGTTIALGISAYTELFNLDEQGRFLFVPLSPAAISIQAFFIFVAITRYGFLNISLERIAVELFRDIHDGIILTKENHEFFFANQAAIAILDGSPSKEGLFKPEWHFANYREEQDHIPRDYQLIGNSVLQFIELTVSEIRITENESGTLYLLRDITEKKAAQEKIHQLYSQIVNDLEIARVTQASIITQKFPDKGSYRIHSFFQPIDKVGGDMLRVIEHPEERVDILFADVSGHGIASAMVGGMLSIAFQIVSDKKLSPKESLSEIHEMLSKVVLHHHISAVYTSFYPNENRIRFSYAGHHPMLVFREGKIYPLEGEGRILLAVKELHLNDYHFDLQPSDRLLFYSDGLYEVKNGLGEIFGYEEFLDWIGTMADRDTRSLLEAAHRKALEFGNGKHNDDLAMLALEIGP from the coding sequence ATGAATTATTACCTTTTTCTGCCAATAAGCGCTCTAATCATAAATACTCTTCTTATTTCATATGTTTTCGCGAGAAGGTTCCGAAGTGCGGTCATCCGAGACTTTTTACGATTCGTTCTATTCTTAAATCTTTGGCTGGTTTCTTATATTTTATATTGGAGTATGCTTCCTCCGGAATGGATGACTCCTATTTTTAAACTTTCTTGTTTTACCTGGATCCCAGTTGGCCTCTTATTTTTAGAAACGGTATATAGATTTTTAAACATTCGTTCGACAATCCTTCTCCCATTCTTTCGCTTTGCTGTGGTGCTGACCATCTTCCTGACAGCTTCTACTGATTGGATCATCAAAGGTTCCATTTTATACGATTGGGGATACGAATTAGAGCCTGGGATTTTGTTCGTTCCATTCAGCACGGTCGCAGTGAGTGGTCCTGCGATTTGGGGACTATATCTTCTTTTAAAAGAAAGGTTTAGGACAAAACAAAGAAAGATCAGACAACAATTAAATTACTGGATCTGGGGCACAACGATCGCATTAGGGATCAGCGCTTATACTGAACTGTTCAACCTGGACGAACAAGGTAGATTTTTATTCGTTCCTTTGAGTCCGGCAGCGATCAGTATACAAGCGTTCTTCATTTTTGTTGCGATCACACGATACGGTTTTTTAAATATCAGTTTAGAAAGGATTGCTGTAGAATTGTTCCGAGACATCCACGACGGAATTATTCTTACAAAAGAAAACCACGAGTTCTTTTTTGCAAATCAAGCGGCGATCGCGATCTTAGACGGCTCTCCTTCTAAAGAAGGTTTATTCAAACCGGAATGGCATTTTGCAAATTATAGGGAAGAACAGGATCATATTCCAAGAGACTACCAATTAATAGGCAACTCAGTATTACAGTTCATAGAGCTAACTGTTTCTGAGATCAGGATCACGGAGAATGAATCGGGGACCTTATATCTATTGCGTGACATCACCGAAAAAAAGGCAGCCCAAGAAAAAATCCACCAACTATATTCACAAATCGTAAACGACTTGGAGATTGCTCGAGTTACTCAAGCTTCTATCATTACCCAAAAATTTCCGGATAAGGGTTCTTATAGGATCCATTCTTTTTTCCAACCCATAGACAAGGTGGGCGGGGATATGCTGAGAGTAATTGAACATCCCGAAGAAAGAGTAGATATACTATTTGCAGATGTTTCCGGACACGGAATAGCGTCTGCGATGGTCGGAGGAATGCTTTCTATCGCGTTCCAGATCGTGTCGGATAAAAAACTTTCTCCCAAGGAAAGTTTATCCGAGATCCATGAAATGCTTTCTAAGGTTGTATTACACCATCACATCTCCGCAGTCTATACAAGTTTTTATCCTAACGAAAACAGAATCCGGTTCTCTTATGCGGGACATCATCCTATGCTTGTATTCAGAGAAGGCAAAATTTATCCACTGGAAGGAGAAGGTAGGATCTTACTCGCAGTCAAGGAACTACATCTGAACGATTATCATTTCGATCTACAACCTTCGGACAGATTATTATTCTATTCTGATGGTTTATATGAAGTGAAGAACGGTCTAGGAGAAATTTTCGGTTACGAAGAATTCTTAGACTGGATCGGAACAATGGCGGACAGAGATACTCGATCTCTATTAGAAGCAGCTCATAGAAAGGCATTAGAATTCGGGAACGGAAAACACAATGACGATTTGGCGATGTTGGCTTTGGAGATCGGGCCATGA
- a CDS encoding STAS domain-containing protein: MEISIRKSSETNIISLSGSLDIYTSIDLKNFFEQNIDRNNNNVVINLEKLNYIDSSGIGMLIKQLNYVQELSGKFFIANMKPAIEKVFKVAGLTSYFQTLSESEFTSQFP, translated from the coding sequence ATGGAAATCAGCATTAGAAAATCCAGCGAAACAAATATAATCAGCCTCTCCGGGAGCCTGGACATCTATACGTCCATAGATCTCAAAAACTTTTTCGAACAGAACATTGATCGAAATAACAATAACGTTGTGATCAACCTGGAAAAGTTAAACTATATCGATTCTTCCGGGATCGGGATGCTGATTAAACAATTGAATTATGTCCAAGAGTTGAGCGGAAAATTTTTCATCGCGAACATGAAACCTGCGATCGAAAAAGTTTTCAAAGTGGCGGGACTGACTTCTTATTTCCAAACTCTTTCAGAGTCCGAATTCACCAGCCAGTTTCCCTGA
- a CDS encoding response regulator, which translates to METETSRNAILCVDDEAIILITLQKELRKQLGNLFQYETALNAEEAMEVIDDLVSAGVNVILILSDWLMPGIKGDEFLILVHQKYPNIRSILITGHVDAAAVDRVKKEAGTYTVIPKPWDVNKLMDAVRVCCNLN; encoded by the coding sequence TTGGAAACTGAAACATCGCGGAATGCGATCCTATGCGTGGATGACGAGGCGATCATTTTAATTACCTTACAAAAGGAATTAAGGAAACAACTTGGAAATTTATTCCAATACGAGACCGCCTTAAACGCAGAAGAAGCTATGGAAGTTATAGATGATCTGGTGAGCGCCGGTGTAAATGTGATCTTGATCCTTTCCGATTGGTTGATGCCGGGGATTAAGGGAGACGAGTTCTTAATTTTGGTCCATCAAAAGTATCCCAATATTAGATCTATTTTGATCACAGGACATGTCGATGCCGCCGCAGTCGACAGGGTCAAAAAAGAAGCAGGAACTTATACAGTGATCCCAAAACCTTGGGACGTGAATAAACTAATGGATGCAGTTCGTGTTTGTTGTAATTTGAATTAG